The DNA region GACGAGGAAACCGGCAGTGATGATTCCAAACTGATTAGCCAACAATTAGCCGAACAATATGATTATGTGTTGGTGTTTGAGGCTGCAGGAAAGAATAATGAATTGGTGACTGGGCGAAAAGGCGTGGGCACATTCTTTATTGATATTAAAGGTAAGGCCGCACATGCTGGAAACCATTATTCCGAAGGAGTTAATGCTAATTTAGAGGCGGCGCATAAATGTATTCAATTAACTGAATTGACCGACTTGGAAAGAGGGACCACAGTGAATGTTGGTAAGTTGGAGGGCGGTATTGGTGCCAATACTATTTCTCCGCATGCTCGTTTAATTGTTGAAATGCGTTATACCAATATGAAAGAAAGAGATCGAGTGCTTGAGGCGATACACGTGATTACCCACACGCATGAAGTTGAGGGAACTGATGCCAGCTTATCTGGGGATATTCAGCGAGATGTCATGGAGCCTAATGAAAAACAGCAGCGGTTTTTAAGACAATTAGAATCCATCACCGGTGATCGATTGTTAACAGAACAACGGGGTGGTGTTAGTGACGCAAATATTTTTGCTGCGAAGGGTTGTATTACCTTGGATGGGTTTGGCCCCTTTGGAGATGGGGACCATACTATTCATGAACGAGCGAATAAACAAAGTTTTATAACGCGTATTGAGCAAGTTAGAAAAATCTTGATGCATTATAACCAAGGTTTGGAGAAGGATTAACGCGTCTACTCAGTGCAATGAAGT from Cycloclasticus pugetii PS-1 includes:
- a CDS encoding M20 family metallopeptidase, producing the protein MDFSELAELININSYTKNKQGVDKSGALFQLWMEEIGFVTYVYQREMIGNHLLFTSTQSTGKKLLLLGHLDTVFPPLSFETFSEDEQWIYGPGACDIKGGNYVALCALRAVKAACGQIGNIDMLLVSDEETGSDDSKLISQQLAEQYDYVLVFEAAGKNNELVTGRKGVGTFFIDIKGKAAHAGNHYSEGVNANLEAAHKCIQLTELTDLERGTTVNVGKLEGGIGANTISPHARLIVEMRYTNMKERDRVLEAIHVITHTHEVEGTDASLSGDIQRDVMEPNEKQQRFLRQLESITGDRLLTEQRGGVSDANIFAAKGCITLDGFGPFGDGDHTIHERANKQSFITRIEQVRKILMHYNQGLEKD